In one Dermacentor albipictus isolate Rhodes 1998 colony chromosome 4, USDA_Dalb.pri_finalv2, whole genome shotgun sequence genomic region, the following are encoded:
- the LOC135919820 gene encoding uncharacterized protein isoform X4: MSTSAEQGPRDLQTRELTVDDRSEAPAAAVTGRLITARPAFMPPVGTDQQGPSKQETSKLAPPDTLVGQSRSPMETGETPNISPAIDRERGRTLKCSSAVSTVVCCSVVFAVASITVAAIIAMKKAVQSYAALRMRQHLVEELGNICETHGCRQALWLINASCRASLDICDDFYGFLCSRWDWKAPTGTKALSYSKIHGYNYSSLVDEALFARTLSSPQAKGTDGYNIALVYSSCVNFLANTTTNLNNMFQAASVNPRAFLEVNDFSQLFSLTIQTVVATRLTSVVTVVYLTTNATVGVLTGTSMRSASFIPEIQKALLEQLASSLGDRRVSKMVDAIEKLDELIQNITEPHLKNTGLNEALTARADFPAHGVYWKDVLKEYVLPRSKRFLVARTNSERAIQSIVQKLASAPLEVAKVYLILVPFARYLSFELKVASRRGFLLDYMKANMCVRYLYAMFGTRAHAVLMEVMGSSKAAVRSRQMWRNLKRKSQVLVEVGAGFTLSKDALLNATLKSHSDNVKPDVNGVLRAQYGSDFMANLIMLAKYAVKQTELNPSLLPMESEAEVATEHLVPDFYYDSATEASVNYGTLGGYMARMLFAAGFPKIYSPTYVDCLDKYTQHHGIPFEKRDWQRYVKMQWSMNVAFESLPKESTARSPVLQERFFFLRYAIFFCGEDAPVKNSLQYAVKTSRSFATAFNCYEPPKNPCV; the protein is encoded by the exons ATACGTTGGTCGGCCAGTCCCGGAGCCCGATGGAAACGGGAGAGACGCCGAACATTTCGCCAGCAATCGACCGCGAACGAGGCCGCACACTCAAATGCTCCTCTGCGGTCAGCACCGTGGTCTGCTGCTCCGTTGTCTTCGCCGTCGCGTCTATCACAGTGGCCGCCATCATCGCCATGAAGAAAGCTGTGCAGTCGTACGCCGCGCTAAGGATGAGGCAGCACCTCGTCGAGGAACTGGGCAACATTTGCGAGACCCACGGTTGCCGACAAGCGCTGTGGCTCATCAACGCGTCATGCCGAGCATCCTTGGACATTTGCGACGACTTCTACGGTTTTTTGTGCAGCCGGTGGGATTGGAAAGCACCGACAGGCACTAAGGCCTTGTCCTATAGCAAGATACACGGTTATAACTACAGCTCCTTGGTGGACGAGGCCCTTTTTGCCCGCACTCTATCTTCACCACAGGCTAAAGGCACCGACGGCTATAACATAGCGCTGGTCTACAGTTCCTGCGTCAACTTCCTAGCCAACACAACAACAAATCTGAACAACATGTTCCAAGCGGCCAGCGTAAACCCCCGAGCTTTCCTCGAGGTTAATGACTTCTCGCAGCTCTTTTCTCTGACGATTCAGACCGTTGTTGCGACCAGACTGACGTCGGTCGTGACAGTGGTCTACCTGACGACGAACGCAACTGTCGGCGTCCTGACAGGAACCTCCATGCGCTCGGCATCTTTCATACCGGAAATTCAAAAAGCCTTGCTCGAGCAACTAGCCTCGTCACTCGGGGATAGAAGGGTCTCCAAGATGGTCGACGCGATAGAGAAGCTAGACGAACTGATTCAAAACATCACCGAGCCTCATTTAAAGAACACCGGGCTCAACGAAGCCTTGACGGCCAGAGCAGATTTTCCAGCTCATGGTGTATACTGGAAGGATGTCTTGAAAGAATACGTTCTGCCTCGGTCAAAGCGCTTTCTCGTTGCACGTACGAACAGTGAACGCGCAATTCAAAGCATAGTTCAGAAACTGGCTTCAGCTCCCTTGGAGGTCGCCAAGGTCTACTTGATCCTCGTTCCTTTCGCGAGATACCTCAGTTTCGAGCTCAAAGTAGCATCTCGAAGAGGCTTTTTGCTGGATTATATGAAGGCCAACATGTGCGTGCGCTACCTCTACGCAATGTTCGGAACGAGGGCACATGCTGTCCTAATGGAAGTCATGGGCAGTAGTAAGGCCGCAGTCCGGAGTAGGCAAATGTGGCGGAATTTAAAACGAAAATCCCAAGTTCTGGTCGAGGTTGGCGCCGGCTTCACGCTCAGCAAAGACGCCCTACTGAACGCGACGCTCAAATCTCATA GCGACAACGTCAAGCCGGACGTCAACGGCGTGCTGCGAGCGCAGTACGGTAGCGATTTCATGGCCAACCTCATAATGCTGGCGAAGTACGCGGTGAAGCAGACGGAGCTGAATCCCTCTCTGTTGCCTATGGAGAGCGAAGCTGAAGTGGCAACAGAACACCTTGTGCCTGACTTTTACTACGACTCCGCCACAGAAGCCAGCGTCAACTATGGGACTCTTGGCGGCTACATGGCCCGGATGCTTTTCGCCGCCGGCTTTCCCAAAATATATTCTCCCACGTACGTCGATTGCTTGGACAAGTATACACAGCACCACGGCATACCGTTCGAGAAGAGGGACTGGCAGCGCTACGTCAAAATGCAGTGGTCCATGAATGTAGCCTTCGAGTCACTACCGAAGGAATCGACAGCTCGTTCTCCCGTTCTGCAAGAGCGGTTCTTCTTTCTTCGCTACGCCATATTTTTCTGCGGCGAAGATGCGCCAGTGAAAAATAGTCTTCAGTACGCTGTAAAAACTTCTCGTAGCTTTGCGACAGCTTTTAACTGCTACGAGCCGCCTAAAAACCCTTGCGTCTAA
- the LOC135919820 gene encoding uncharacterized protein isoform X5, whose product MPPVGTDQQGPSKQETSKLAPPDTLVGQSRSPMETGETPNISPAIDRERGRTLKCSSAVSTVVCCSVVFAVASITVAAIIAMKKAVQSYAALRMRQHLVEELGNICETHGCRQALWLINASCRASLDICDDFYGFLCSRWDWKAPTGTKALSYSKIHGYNYSSLVDEALFARTLSSPQAKGTDGYNIALVYSSCVNFLANTTTNLNNMFQAASVNPRAFLEVNDFSQLFSLTIQTVVATRLTSVVTVVYLTTNATVGVLTGTSMRSASFIPEIQKALLEQLASSLGDRRVSKMVDAIEKLDELIQNITEPHLKNTGLNEALTARADFPAHGVYWKDVLKEYVLPRSKRFLVARTNSERAIQSIVQKLASAPLEVAKVYLILVPFARYLSFELKVASRRGFLLDYMKANMCVRYLYAMFGTRAHAVLMEVMGSSKAAVRSRQMWRNLKRKSQVLVEVGAGFTLSKDALLNATLKSHSDNVKPDVNGVLRAQYGSDFMANLIMLAKYAVKQTELNPSLLPMESEAEVATEHLVPDFYYDSATEASVNYGTLGGYMARMLFAAGFPKIYSPTYVDCLDKYTQHHGIPFEKRDWQRYVKMQWSMNVAFESLPKESTARSPVLQERFFFLRYAIFFCGEDAPVKNSLQYAVKTSRSFATAFNCYEPPKNPCV is encoded by the exons ATACGTTGGTCGGCCAGTCCCGGAGCCCGATGGAAACGGGAGAGACGCCGAACATTTCGCCAGCAATCGACCGCGAACGAGGCCGCACACTCAAATGCTCCTCTGCGGTCAGCACCGTGGTCTGCTGCTCCGTTGTCTTCGCCGTCGCGTCTATCACAGTGGCCGCCATCATCGCCATGAAGAAAGCTGTGCAGTCGTACGCCGCGCTAAGGATGAGGCAGCACCTCGTCGAGGAACTGGGCAACATTTGCGAGACCCACGGTTGCCGACAAGCGCTGTGGCTCATCAACGCGTCATGCCGAGCATCCTTGGACATTTGCGACGACTTCTACGGTTTTTTGTGCAGCCGGTGGGATTGGAAAGCACCGACAGGCACTAAGGCCTTGTCCTATAGCAAGATACACGGTTATAACTACAGCTCCTTGGTGGACGAGGCCCTTTTTGCCCGCACTCTATCTTCACCACAGGCTAAAGGCACCGACGGCTATAACATAGCGCTGGTCTACAGTTCCTGCGTCAACTTCCTAGCCAACACAACAACAAATCTGAACAACATGTTCCAAGCGGCCAGCGTAAACCCCCGAGCTTTCCTCGAGGTTAATGACTTCTCGCAGCTCTTTTCTCTGACGATTCAGACCGTTGTTGCGACCAGACTGACGTCGGTCGTGACAGTGGTCTACCTGACGACGAACGCAACTGTCGGCGTCCTGACAGGAACCTCCATGCGCTCGGCATCTTTCATACCGGAAATTCAAAAAGCCTTGCTCGAGCAACTAGCCTCGTCACTCGGGGATAGAAGGGTCTCCAAGATGGTCGACGCGATAGAGAAGCTAGACGAACTGATTCAAAACATCACCGAGCCTCATTTAAAGAACACCGGGCTCAACGAAGCCTTGACGGCCAGAGCAGATTTTCCAGCTCATGGTGTATACTGGAAGGATGTCTTGAAAGAATACGTTCTGCCTCGGTCAAAGCGCTTTCTCGTTGCACGTACGAACAGTGAACGCGCAATTCAAAGCATAGTTCAGAAACTGGCTTCAGCTCCCTTGGAGGTCGCCAAGGTCTACTTGATCCTCGTTCCTTTCGCGAGATACCTCAGTTTCGAGCTCAAAGTAGCATCTCGAAGAGGCTTTTTGCTGGATTATATGAAGGCCAACATGTGCGTGCGCTACCTCTACGCAATGTTCGGAACGAGGGCACATGCTGTCCTAATGGAAGTCATGGGCAGTAGTAAGGCCGCAGTCCGGAGTAGGCAAATGTGGCGGAATTTAAAACGAAAATCCCAAGTTCTGGTCGAGGTTGGCGCCGGCTTCACGCTCAGCAAAGACGCCCTACTGAACGCGACGCTCAAATCTCATA GCGACAACGTCAAGCCGGACGTCAACGGCGTGCTGCGAGCGCAGTACGGTAGCGATTTCATGGCCAACCTCATAATGCTGGCGAAGTACGCGGTGAAGCAGACGGAGCTGAATCCCTCTCTGTTGCCTATGGAGAGCGAAGCTGAAGTGGCAACAGAACACCTTGTGCCTGACTTTTACTACGACTCCGCCACAGAAGCCAGCGTCAACTATGGGACTCTTGGCGGCTACATGGCCCGGATGCTTTTCGCCGCCGGCTTTCCCAAAATATATTCTCCCACGTACGTCGATTGCTTGGACAAGTATACACAGCACCACGGCATACCGTTCGAGAAGAGGGACTGGCAGCGCTACGTCAAAATGCAGTGGTCCATGAATGTAGCCTTCGAGTCACTACCGAAGGAATCGACAGCTCGTTCTCCCGTTCTGCAAGAGCGGTTCTTCTTTCTTCGCTACGCCATATTTTTCTGCGGCGAAGATGCGCCAGTGAAAAATAGTCTTCAGTACGCTGTAAAAACTTCTCGTAGCTTTGCGACAGCTTTTAACTGCTACGAGCCGCCTAAAAACCCTTGCGTCTAA